The proteins below come from a single Halobacillus salinarum genomic window:
- a CDS encoding LacI family DNA-binding transcriptional regulator has product MKVTIKDVARQANVATSTVSRVISNSPKISEETKRRVRKVMDEMGYYLNYNGRILVSQSTQTIGIVTKSVSVQSFDNLFFTELLKGISEASHEQDYSIYLTTGNEEETIYNEVIKMVKGKRVDGVIVLYSKEDDKVVPFLRENNIPFVVLGKPVAHTSETMYVDNDNVQASKEATNYLIDLGHTNIGFIGGDSHYEVARDRLEGYKQAIRAKGWKLDKNLIKNLENHNINEEEVVEELISGPEPPTGLVVTSDFNALKVMRYLGQKGIKIPEEMSVIGFNNTMISQLTNPPLTTVDTQSFQLGHESARNLIDLLKHPSTLMKSIIIPTVIIERDSCARHQASKK; this is encoded by the coding sequence ATGAAAGTGACGATTAAGGATGTAGCCAGACAAGCCAATGTTGCGACATCCACCGTATCAAGAGTAATATCCAACAGTCCGAAGATCAGCGAAGAAACGAAGCGAAGAGTCAGAAAAGTCATGGATGAGATGGGCTACTACTTGAATTACAACGGACGCATTCTCGTCAGCCAATCGACACAGACGATTGGAATCGTTACCAAGTCCGTCTCTGTGCAGTCGTTCGACAACCTGTTCTTTACCGAGCTCTTAAAGGGCATCAGCGAAGCCTCCCATGAACAGGACTACAGCATCTATTTAACGACGGGCAATGAAGAAGAAACGATTTATAATGAAGTGATTAAAATGGTCAAAGGCAAGCGCGTCGACGGCGTGATCGTGCTGTATTCCAAGGAAGACGACAAGGTCGTGCCGTTCCTGCGCGAGAACAACATCCCGTTTGTCGTCCTCGGCAAGCCTGTCGCCCATACGAGCGAGACGATGTATGTCGATAACGACAACGTCCAGGCAAGCAAGGAAGCGACCAATTATTTAATCGACTTAGGCCATACGAACATCGGGTTCATCGGCGGCGATTCCCACTACGAAGTCGCCCGCGACCGGCTCGAAGGCTACAAGCAGGCGATCCGCGCCAAAGGCTGGAAGCTCGATAAAAACCTGATCAAAAATCTTGAAAATCATAATATTAATGAAGAAGAGGTCGTCGAGGAGCTGATCAGCGGCCCTGAACCTCCGACCGGGCTTGTCGTCACGAGTGACTTCAATGCCCTTAAGGTGATGCGCTATCTCGGGCAGAAAGGCATCAAGATCCCGGAGGAAATGAGCGTCATCGGCTTTAACAACACGATGATCTCCCAGCTGACGAACCCGCCGCTGACAACGGTCGATACGCAGTCGTTCCAGCTCGGCCACGAATCGGCCCGCAACTTGATCGATTTGTTGAAGCACCCCTCCACCCTGATGAAAAGCATCATCATCCCGACGGTCATTATCGAACGCGACTCGTGCGCGCGTCATCAGGCGTCGAAAAAATAG
- a CDS encoding cell wall-binding repeat-containing protein → MKKILGAVCAAGIIISSSITGVSGVSAASLSQNDKEVEDNNSKETAQDLKLGEFQGEEATADVLGNFSTESDQDWYEVTLPSRGVIEVDFYEENDDFISHSDSPYIDMFSTRKDGIYGNVQYYEGITDFEKYGIDGKGFIWGNHLPDNKLFIRLKDDKRFKTKDYHMKLTFTHNRVGDNDPLEPNTYFSNEYHYYEMTPIKEGELVTSKWNSSVDYRDNFSINPSSNKGTLSFEVHHTDKEIEYFNFDNHTRYDLYAETNSGTYEMIDAVIPQGIPNKIVKDEVEVNNSNYTGKYVLMVENSRFIDSYQVKMDFEDKSSNELEPDPKPEPEPDTQAPGEVKNLKVNHVSESEITFEYTLPSEEDFDHVNVLRNGHQVDTSNKSTFTDQGLSPNTKYTYTIKTVDEKGNESKGVTKSVTTQKHLERISGTTRYKTASAFANKVAPHSLGAVFIASGKNYPDALAGGVLNHSNNGMVLLVQDKGDIVTHKINEVKRLLKKGGKVYILGGPGAVSEKIKKQFERHFSVERIAGNTRVKTAIEIANKVDANPNEIFVSYGFNFADALAIVPYASEKEIPVLLNGSKKELSSELKNYIQTHPSIKKVTIIGGPGVVSQSSELSLKQMVGSVERVSSTTRELTALAIAKKYYGDTNKVAISNGQRFPDSLSGSRFAFKNGMPILLVTEDKMKPEVRNFAEKADSFYFFGGSGVISDQLKNSLK, encoded by the coding sequence ATGAAAAAGATTTTAGGAGCGGTATGTGCTGCAGGGATAATCATATCCTCATCCATTACCGGGGTATCTGGGGTAAGCGCAGCAAGTCTTTCACAAAATGACAAAGAGGTTGAGGATAATAACTCGAAAGAAACCGCTCAAGATCTTAAGCTTGGGGAATTCCAAGGAGAGGAAGCAACAGCAGACGTATTGGGAAATTTCTCAACTGAATCAGACCAAGACTGGTATGAGGTTACTTTACCAAGTAGAGGGGTTATTGAAGTAGATTTTTATGAGGAAAATGATGATTTTATTTCCCACAGTGATTCACCTTACATTGATATGTTTTCTACACGTAAAGACGGAATTTATGGGAATGTTCAATACTATGAAGGTATCACAGACTTTGAAAAATATGGTATAGATGGAAAGGGGTTTATTTGGGGAAATCATCTTCCAGATAATAAATTGTTTATTCGTTTAAAAGATGATAAGCGTTTTAAAACAAAAGATTATCACATGAAATTGACTTTTACACATAACCGTGTTGGTGATAATGATCCCCTTGAGCCTAATACCTATTTTTCTAATGAGTACCATTACTATGAAATGACACCTATTAAAGAGGGTGAATTAGTTACTTCTAAATGGAATAGTTCCGTGGATTACCGTGATAATTTTTCTATTAACCCTAGTTCCAATAAAGGTACGTTATCATTTGAAGTCCACCACACGGACAAAGAGATAGAATACTTTAACTTTGATAATCATACAAGGTATGACTTATATGCAGAAACAAATTCTGGAACTTATGAAATGATTGACGCAGTCATACCTCAGGGAATTCCAAACAAAATAGTCAAAGATGAAGTAGAAGTAAATAACTCTAACTATACTGGAAAATATGTACTAATGGTGGAGAATTCCAGGTTTATAGACAGTTATCAAGTGAAGATGGACTTTGAAGATAAATCTTCCAATGAACTAGAACCTGACCCAAAACCAGAGCCAGAGCCTGACACTCAAGCTCCAGGGGAAGTGAAGAACCTAAAAGTCAATCATGTCTCTGAATCAGAAATAACTTTTGAATACACTCTTCCTTCCGAAGAAGATTTCGACCATGTTAATGTATTGCGAAACGGTCACCAGGTGGATACTTCTAATAAATCAACATTCACAGATCAAGGCTTATCTCCGAACACAAAATATACTTATACTATCAAAACTGTTGATGAGAAAGGTAATGAAAGCAAAGGAGTCACAAAAAGTGTAACAACTCAAAAACACCTGGAGCGGATTTCAGGGACAACTCGCTATAAGACAGCTTCAGCTTTTGCAAATAAAGTGGCACCTCACTCCTTGGGTGCAGTCTTTATAGCATCCGGTAAAAATTATCCCGACGCTTTAGCTGGAGGAGTATTAAACCACTCAAATAACGGAATGGTGCTGCTCGTTCAAGATAAAGGGGATATTGTTACCCATAAAATTAATGAAGTGAAGCGTCTACTTAAAAAAGGTGGTAAGGTCTACATCTTAGGCGGACCAGGCGCTGTCTCTGAAAAGATTAAAAAGCAATTTGAAAGACACTTTTCGGTAGAAAGAATTGCTGGAAATACTCGAGTTAAAACAGCCATTGAAATTGCCAATAAAGTAGATGCAAATCCTAATGAAATATTCGTTTCCTACGGGTTTAACTTTGCTGATGCACTGGCCATTGTTCCATATGCTTCAGAAAAAGAAATTCCAGTTCTATTAAATGGTTCGAAAAAAGAATTAAGCAGTGAATTAAAAAACTACATCCAAACTCATCCATCCATTAAAAAAGTAACGATTATAGGTGGTCCGGGAGTTGTTTCCCAAAGTTCTGAACTCTCCTTAAAACAAATGGTAGGTTCTGTAGAGCGGGTGAGTAGTACTACGAGAGAATTAACGGCACTAGCTATTGCGAAAAAATATTATGGAGATACCAATAAGGTGGCGATTTCAAATGGCCAACGATTCCCTGATTCTTTAAGCGGGAGCCGGTTTGCCTTTAAAAACGGAATGCCTATCCTTTTAGTCACTGAAGACAAGATGAAACCAGAAGTACGGAAC
- a CDS encoding YhfC family intramembrane metalloprotease encodes MISPSTLIAMCIPGVFSILLFIGLILFYRKKTGLHMKPLLLGAAGFIVFTQILEKTLHAVVVNAFPTYADHPWLFGLYGGLAAGHFEELGRFILFIWLLKKFRDYKTGVSLGIGWGGIEAVLLMVTAMISNLTFAFMINAGTYESTLGGQLPADQLATIKDSLLNQNIGYYLLACVERFFSVFLQIALSLLVLYGVVKKKFLYVVYAILIHAVIDYPLVFVQTGYIKSLWLVEVYVAIIGILAMVYIKRMEKVFPNKEEGAA; translated from the coding sequence ATGATCAGCCCGTCCACCTTAATCGCCATGTGCATTCCCGGCGTATTTTCAATCCTGTTATTTATCGGCTTAATCCTGTTTTACAGAAAGAAAACCGGCCTGCACATGAAGCCGCTTTTGCTCGGTGCCGCCGGGTTTATCGTCTTCACACAAATCCTTGAAAAAACGCTGCACGCCGTTGTCGTGAATGCCTTTCCGACCTACGCCGACCATCCGTGGCTGTTCGGCCTTTACGGCGGACTCGCTGCCGGCCACTTTGAAGAGCTCGGCCGGTTCATCCTGTTCATCTGGCTGTTGAAAAAATTCCGCGACTACAAAACCGGCGTCTCGCTTGGCATCGGCTGGGGCGGCATTGAAGCCGTGCTGCTCATGGTCACCGCCATGATCTCGAACTTGACGTTCGCGTTTATGATCAACGCCGGCACCTACGAATCAACCCTCGGCGGCCAGCTGCCCGCTGATCAGCTCGCAACGATCAAAGACAGCCTGCTCAACCAGAACATCGGCTACTACCTGCTTGCCTGCGTGGAGCGGTTCTTCTCCGTCTTCCTGCAGATCGCACTCAGCCTGCTCGTTTTGTACGGGGTTGTGAAAAAGAAATTCCTGTACGTCGTGTACGCGATCCTGATTCACGCGGTGATCGATTACCCGCTCGTGTTCGTCCAGACCGGCTACATAAAGAGCCTGTGGCTCGTGGAAGTCTATGTCGCGATCATCGGGATTCTTGCGATGGTTTATATTAAGCGGATGGAAAAAGTGTTTCCGAATAAGGAAGAAGGAGCGGCTTAA
- a CDS encoding carbohydrate ABC transporter permease: MKKNKEKRNLISIEILGLILGLIWIAPFYLMIVNAFKSKRDIFNGVLGLPGSLQFDNFVQAFIDLQFLQSLFNSVMITGLSIAIIILFSSMAGYALARNKSKTSGVIFFIFVAAMLIPFQSVMIPLVSIFGQADMLNGAGLIFMYLGFGCSLSIFLYHGAMSGVSKSLDEAAIIDGANRFQLFWHIVFPLLKPISVTVGILNVIWIWNDYLLPSLVLSEANATIPLKMFFFFGQYTKQWHLALAGLTIAIIPVIIGYFFAQKQIINGVAEGAVK, encoded by the coding sequence ATGAAAAAGAACAAGGAAAAACGGAATTTAATTTCCATTGAAATCCTCGGTCTGATCCTCGGATTAATCTGGATCGCTCCTTTTTACTTAATGATCGTCAACGCCTTTAAGAGCAAGCGTGACATTTTTAACGGGGTGCTCGGGCTGCCAGGCTCCCTGCAGTTTGACAACTTTGTCCAGGCGTTTATCGACCTGCAGTTTTTGCAATCCCTGTTTAATTCCGTTATGATAACAGGATTGAGTATTGCGATTATCATTTTATTTTCATCGATGGCGGGCTATGCGCTCGCGCGAAATAAAAGCAAGACGAGCGGTGTCATCTTTTTCATCTTCGTTGCCGCCATGCTGATTCCTTTCCAGTCGGTCATGATCCCGCTTGTGTCGATCTTCGGCCAGGCCGATATGCTGAACGGAGCCGGCTTAATCTTCATGTATCTCGGCTTTGGCTGCAGCTTGTCCATCTTTTTATACCACGGGGCGATGTCCGGGGTGTCCAAATCGCTTGATGAAGCGGCTATCATTGACGGCGCGAACCGTTTCCAGTTATTCTGGCATATCGTCTTCCCGTTATTAAAACCGATTTCCGTTACGGTCGGGATTTTGAACGTCATCTGGATCTGGAACGACTACTTGCTGCCATCGCTTGTGCTGAGTGAAGCGAACGCGACGATTCCGTTAAAGATGTTCTTTTTCTTCGGCCAATACACGAAGCAGTGGCACTTGGCGCTGGCCGGCTTAACGATCGCGATCATTCCGGTCATTATCGGCTATTTCTTTGCCCAGAAGCAGATTATCAACGGGGTGGCCGAGGGTGCTGTTAAATAG
- a CDS encoding YesL family protein — protein sequence MNHSSGIQGGIYAVSVWIMRFGLTNLQWTAFNVPVAVIVLSMVYAKQAADFVYLVPPLLLLLPVLFFPATSAMFAKAREWIRKEEANERSYFSYYKENYKQSLFGGLIFTVLWTILVTDIYYFSTTNVTLMNVFFILGILLFVFTVNFFNVLVHFDMKLKGVLKQAFLTTIVSPVLFIAIAFCSAVILYISVYIFPLMVPIFSGTIISFLAFSAFYRFYLKQAERKEAA from the coding sequence ATGAATCACTCGTCAGGCATTCAAGGCGGTATATACGCTGTAAGTGTGTGGATTATGCGGTTTGGCCTCACCAACCTGCAGTGGACGGCTTTTAACGTGCCGGTCGCGGTCATCGTCCTCAGCATGGTGTACGCCAAGCAGGCGGCAGACTTCGTCTATCTCGTGCCGCCGCTCCTGCTCCTGCTTCCTGTTCTGTTCTTTCCGGCAACGAGCGCCATGTTTGCGAAAGCACGCGAATGGATCCGGAAGGAAGAAGCCAACGAACGCTCGTACTTCAGCTACTATAAAGAAAATTATAAGCAGAGCCTGTTCGGCGGTCTTATTTTTACCGTGCTCTGGACGATTCTTGTCACCGACATTTATTACTTTTCCACTACGAACGTCACACTTATGAACGTGTTCTTTATTCTCGGCATTCTCCTGTTTGTCTTTACCGTCAACTTCTTCAACGTGCTCGTGCACTTTGACATGAAGCTGAAAGGCGTCCTGAAGCAGGCGTTTCTGACAACGATTGTCAGCCCGGTGCTGTTTATCGCGATTGCGTTCTGTTCCGCGGTGATTCTCTACATCAGCGTCTACATCTTCCCGCTGATGGTTCCGATTTTCTCCGGCACGATCATTTCGTTTCTTGCGTTTTCTGCGTTTTACCGGTTTTATTTAAAGCAGGCGGAGCGGAAGGAAGCGGCTTAA